A genomic region of Persephonella marina EX-H1 contains the following coding sequences:
- the dapC gene encoding succinyldiaminopimelate transaminase, translating into MNRTIRSLKPYPMEELNRIKAELKDKGIKIYDFGTGDPKEPTDPKIRQALIDAVPEVSQYPSVAGRKELREAVSRWFLNRFGVKLDPDSQIIPSNGSKEAIFHFPLVFIDTDIPEKNKVIFGTPAYPVYERGTLYAGGVPVPVPLREEDGFLLRLDKLDKSLLEETKIVWINYPHNPTGATAPRSYFEEVYGICRDYGIILCSDECYTEIYYGEKPLSALQTGIEGVVVFHSLSKRSGLTGYRTGFIAGDPNLIKEYRKGRASFGVATPDFIQKAAEVAWSDEEHVEERRKIFNEKRKIFIEFFDRIGLKYLYPEATFYFWIKAPDGMTGEEYAKHLLKYGIVVSPGVNFCSGIEILENRCSSEYFRIALVPTVEECREAVSVWEKAHREL; encoded by the coding sequence ATGAACAGAACGATAAGAAGTCTGAAACCCTATCCTATGGAAGAGTTAAACAGAATTAAAGCTGAACTAAAAGATAAAGGGATAAAGATATACGATTTTGGTACAGGAGACCCTAAGGAGCCTACAGACCCTAAAATCAGGCAGGCTCTTATTGATGCAGTTCCTGAAGTCAGCCAGTATCCTTCAGTTGCAGGAAGAAAGGAGTTGAGAGAGGCTGTCTCAAGATGGTTTTTAAACAGATTTGGTGTTAAGCTTGATCCTGACAGCCAGATAATACCTTCAAACGGATCAAAAGAGGCTATATTCCACTTTCCACTCGTTTTTATTGATACAGATATCCCTGAAAAAAATAAGGTGATCTTTGGAACTCCTGCATATCCTGTTTATGAGAGGGGAACACTTTATGCAGGTGGAGTTCCAGTCCCTGTCCCTCTTAGGGAAGAGGACGGTTTTTTACTCAGACTTGATAAGCTTGATAAGTCATTACTTGAGGAAACAAAGATAGTCTGGATAAACTATCCCCACAACCCGACAGGTGCTACAGCTCCAAGAAGCTATTTTGAGGAAGTTTACGGTATATGCAGGGATTACGGGATAATTCTATGCTCTGATGAGTGTTACACGGAGATATACTACGGGGAAAAGCCCCTTTCTGCACTTCAGACAGGTATTGAAGGTGTTGTTGTTTTTCACTCACTATCAAAGAGAAGCGGTCTGACAGGATACAGAACAGGATTTATAGCCGGAGATCCCAATCTTATAAAAGAGTACAGAAAAGGAAGAGCCTCATTTGGCGTTGCAACACCTGATTTTATCCAGAAGGCAGCGGAAGTTGCATGGTCTGATGAAGAGCATGTAGAGGAAAGAAGAAAGATATTTAATGAGAAGAGAAAGATATTCATTGAGTTCTTTGACCGTATAGGGCTTAAGTATCTATACCCTGAGGCAACATTTTATTTCTGGATAAAAGCTCCAGATGGGATGACAGGTGAGGAGTACGCAAAACATCTTTTAAAGTATGGGATAGTTGTATCACCTGGTGTCAACTTCTGCTCTGGCATAGAGATACTTGAGAACAGATGCAGTTCAGAGTATTTCAGGATAGCCCTTGTTCCAACTGTTGAGGAATGTAGGGAAGCTGTTTCTGTATGGGAGAAAGCCCACAGAGAACTTTAG
- a CDS encoding AAA family ATPase, producing the protein MKVLKDILKANEDRKIIIMPVGISGSGKTTLFKDLKEDFDIEYISFDKIRVDIYRKNFPEKEDIKYSEVFRYITDNKIKILPLAKKQLLDSDRRLFYIDNTNLTKKARRKFLLLCDDCLKIAVYFKPDLKECIKRQFNKDRDKRLKPSVILNQYSAVEKPDFSEFDIIITKKINGKIDEKGRSDNRCF; encoded by the coding sequence ATGAAAGTTCTGAAAGATATCTTAAAAGCAAATGAAGACAGGAAGATAATAATAATGCCTGTTGGCATATCTGGAAGTGGTAAGACCACTCTTTTTAAAGATCTGAAGGAAGATTTTGATATAGAGTATATTTCCTTTGATAAGATAAGGGTTGATATATACAGAAAGAATTTTCCTGAAAAAGAGGATATAAAATACTCTGAGGTTTTCAGATATATAACGGACAATAAGATAAAGATTCTTCCATTAGCCAAAAAACAGCTCTTAGATTCTGACAGGAGATTATTCTATATTGACAACACAAATCTGACTAAAAAGGCAAGGAGAAAGTTTCTTTTACTGTGTGACGACTGTCTGAAAATAGCTGTCTATTTCAAGCCTGATCTTAAGGAGTGTATCAAGAGACAGTTCAATAAAGACAGGGATAAAAGATTAAAACCTTCAGTGATCTTAAACCAGTACTCAGCGGTTGAAAAGCCTGACTTCTCTGAATTTGATATTATAATAACTAAAAAGATAAACGGAAAGATTGATGAAAAAGGTCGCTCTGATAACAGGTGTTTCTAA
- a CDS encoding SDR family NAD(P)-dependent oxidoreductase, translated as MKKVALITGVSKGLGKSLAEKFRSEGFYISGVSRSQPDTDIDLFIKADITDQTERDKVIRQTAERFGRIDILINNAGIGLYERWEGSDMDDIRKLFDLNLFSVIDLTKKAVPYLKETKGTVINVSSVAGKLYMPYMGAYCSSKYAINAFSDSLRAELKPYGIHVLNLIVGRIKTGFSKRAMGSKKPPETPYGGSPERFAEVTYKAYLKKKREIWYPHWYRYLIILAKIFPDTFDRISLKKWG; from the coding sequence ATGAAAAAGGTCGCTCTGATAACAGGTGTTTCTAAAGGTCTGGGAAAATCCCTCGCAGAGAAGTTCAGATCTGAAGGATTTTATATCTCAGGTGTCTCAAGATCACAGCCTGATACAGATATTGATCTTTTTATAAAGGCAGACATCACAGACCAGACTGAAAGGGATAAAGTTATCCGCCAGACAGCAGAAAGATTTGGGAGAATAGACATTCTTATAAATAACGCAGGTATAGGTCTTTACGAGAGATGGGAAGGCTCAGATATGGATGATATAAGAAAACTTTTTGATCTAAATCTTTTCTCTGTTATAGACCTTACAAAAAAGGCAGTTCCTTATCTAAAGGAGACTAAGGGGACTGTAATAAACGTTTCATCTGTGGCAGGAAAGCTTTATATGCCTTATATGGGAGCTTACTGCTCCTCAAAGTATGCGATAAATGCCTTTTCAGACAGCTTAAGGGCTGAATTGAAACCTTATGGTATACACGTTTTAAATCTGATAGTTGGAAGGATAAAAACAGGTTTCTCTAAAAGGGCTATGGGAAGTAAAAAACCACCTGAAACCCCTTACGGTGGATCTCCTGAAAGATTTGCAGAGGTTACGTATAAAGCATATCTGAAAAAGAAAAGAGAGATCTGGTATCCTCACTGGTACAGATATCTTATTATTTTGGCAAAGATCTTTCCTGATACATTTGACAGGATAAGTTTAAAGAAATGGGGTTAA
- a CDS encoding YihY/virulence factor BrkB family protein, whose product MRYLHRINPYRFFKIRKGKPFLKNFFSSFYRAFLDYFKVGFGYHSAAISYFTLMSFFPLLVVLTVLISFLADINIQIILEVLQRFFPSVTQEFLDLLVTLSSKRAFFGIIGTVIAFYFATGIFTSLHEALVYVFDGREVSIKKTAFVYIFGIPVFTVALIIIYIIGLVISSVLETVKSFALWKYLEEIFDVVHLKFLLDTATNITNVVHYITFFIIIFLIYRYLTPLIKVNMRNVLWSTIFISLILFLLKTGFNSYIILASKTNPIYGTLSGIFAFLAWLYMSFGAILIGARMLYYLEKIEDS is encoded by the coding sequence TTGAGATATCTTCACAGGATAAATCCTTACAGATTCTTTAAGATCAGAAAAGGAAAGCCCTTTTTAAAAAATTTTTTCAGCAGTTTCTACAGGGCTTTCCTTGATTACTTTAAGGTAGGTTTTGGATACCACAGCGCTGCCATATCATACTTTACACTGATGTCGTTCTTCCCTTTACTTGTTGTTCTAACAGTTCTGATATCATTCCTCGCTGATATAAACATACAGATTATTCTTGAGGTATTACAGAGATTTTTTCCTTCTGTAACTCAGGAGTTTCTTGATCTTCTTGTTACATTATCATCAAAAAGAGCCTTTTTCGGTATAATCGGGACTGTTATAGCCTTCTATTTTGCGACAGGTATATTTACATCACTTCATGAAGCTCTCGTATATGTTTTTGACGGAAGAGAGGTAAGTATAAAAAAAACAGCCTTTGTTTATATATTTGGTATCCCTGTTTTTACAGTTGCACTCATAATAATTTACATAATAGGTCTTGTGATATCATCAGTTCTTGAGACTGTAAAAAGTTTTGCCCTATGGAAGTATCTTGAAGAGATCTTTGATGTTGTCCACCTTAAGTTTTTACTTGATACAGCAACAAATATAACAAATGTGGTCCACTATATCACATTTTTCATAATAATATTCCTTATATACAGGTATCTTACACCGCTTATAAAGGTAAATATGAGAAATGTTCTCTGGTCAACTATCTTTATATCGCTTATACTTTTTCTTCTAAAGACAGGTTTTAACAGCTATATAATATTAGCCTCAAAAACAAACCCTATATACGGAACATTAAGCGGTATATTCGCATTTTTAGCATGGCTTTATATGAGCTTTGGTGCGATTCTTATAGGTGCAAGAATGCTTTACTACCTTGAGAAGATAGAAGACAGTTAA
- a CDS encoding OsmC family protein yields MEKKAVVRLQDSTFTGEINGKSINLTETGMRAVDLMLISIGYCFGLTVEAYVNHKGYKIEDLQITVKGKKHEKENRYDSITIEVSFRSDLTPEQIERVLTIGKRGCTVSNTMLKTPDIKTVYLENVNS; encoded by the coding sequence ATGGAAAAGAAGGCCGTTGTCAGACTTCAGGACAGCACTTTTACAGGTGAGATAAACGGAAAGAGTATAAATCTCACAGAGACAGGAATGAGAGCTGTTGATCTGATGCTAATCTCCATAGGTTACTGTTTCGGACTGACAGTTGAGGCTTATGTGAACCACAAAGGTTACAAAATAGAGGATCTCCAGATCACAGTAAAAGGAAAGAAACATGAAAAGGAAAACAGGTACGACAGTATAACGATTGAGGTATCTTTCAGATCAGACCTGACACCTGAACAGATAGAAAGAGTTTTAACTATAGGAAAAAGAGGATGTACTGTAAGCAACACAATGCTTAAAACACCAGATATAAAAACCGTATATCTGGAAAACGTAAATTCTTAG
- a CDS encoding prohibitin family protein, whose product MDKIPQMPQKEKVSNFFKIFPVIFVFLILLFLLANPFVIIPSGYVGVKLTLGKADKEELHPGLNIVIPIVQKVVKMSVRTHSYDLRGANSINSLSKDGLTINTELTVLYKIMSDKAAEIYIEYGLEYEDKIIKPVIRSAVRDVIAKLDSSQVYQERDVIQKKLMEKVSKELEKRYILLDEILIRDIKLPKRVVEAIEQKRRAYEEAEKMKFLVEKEKLEAERKRVEAKGIADANKIIAGSLTKEYLQWKFIENIKSYAEGDNNTVILIPYDTEMTPIINLPNTRK is encoded by the coding sequence ATGGATAAAATCCCACAGATGCCCCAGAAAGAGAAAGTCTCAAATTTTTTCAAGATATTTCCAGTGATCTTTGTGTTTTTGATACTCCTTTTCCTTTTAGCAAATCCTTTCGTTATCATACCCAGTGGATATGTTGGGGTAAAACTTACACTTGGTAAAGCAGATAAGGAAGAACTACATCCCGGCCTTAATATCGTTATACCGATAGTCCAGAAGGTTGTTAAGATGTCTGTAAGAACACACTCTTACGATCTTAGAGGTGCAAACTCCATAAACTCACTTTCCAAAGACGGTCTGACGATAAACACGGAGCTTACAGTTCTTTACAAGATCATGTCTGATAAGGCTGCTGAGATATACATTGAGTACGGTCTTGAGTATGAGGACAAGATAATAAAACCTGTTATAAGATCTGCTGTTAGGGATGTTATAGCAAAACTTGACAGTTCACAGGTTTATCAGGAGAGGGATGTCATACAGAAAAAGCTTATGGAAAAGGTATCAAAGGAGCTTGAGAAAAGATACATACTGTTAGATGAGATACTGATAAGGGATATAAAACTTCCAAAAAGGGTTGTTGAGGCTATTGAACAGAAGAGAAGAGCCTACGAAGAGGCTGAGAAGATGAAATTCCTCGTTGAGAAGGAGAAGCTTGAGGCTGAAAGAAAGAGGGTTGAGGCAAAAGGTATAGCTGATGCGAACAAGATAATAGCAGGATCTTTAACCAAGGAGTATCTCCAGTGGAAGTTCATAGAGAATATAAAATCTTACGCTGAAGGTGATAATAACACTGTCATTCTTATACCTTATGACACAGAGATGACACCTATAATTAATCTGCCAAATACAAGAAAATAG
- the uvrB gene encoding excinuclease ABC subunit UvrB — protein sequence MGRTPFKIDMPFPPAGDQPKAINQLYENLKQGVKEQVLLGATGTGKTFTIGNVIEKYGKPTLVLTHNKTLAAQLYRELKELFPDNAVEYFVSYYDYYQPEAYVPEKDLYIEKDSSINDAIDRLRHSATKSLIERPDTIVVASVSCIYGLGTPEFYEKLRLHLFVGQQIERQDLLKRLVELQYVRDDFSFKRGTFRVKGDTVEILPSHSEDIILRVEFFGDEIESITELDIFNRDIKRKLNTTVVFPASHYVIPRPDMIEAIKQIKADLEREVEEFRKQGKEIEANRLWQRTNYDIEMMLELGTCKGIENYSRYFDGRKPGEPPYTLMDYFPDDFLLIVDESHVTIPQVRAMYNGDRRRKDNLVKYGWRLKSAYDNRPLKFEEFVEKIQRAIYVSATPAEWEIERSKGVIVEQIIRPTGLLDPEVVVKPTEGQIDDLISEIWNIKERNERAIVITLTKKMAENLADYLEERDIKAIYLHSEIDTIERVKIIKELREGKYDVIVGVNLLREGIDMPEVSLVAVLDADKQGFLRSATALIQIIGRAARNVNGKAILYADTITPAMEKAINETERRRKLQKEYNERYGIEPKTVSKEVKDLISLEEIGIYEMYENLPEDIESEEDLLKQIESLEKQMWEYAEKWEFEKAAEIRDKIEKLRSLIGAF from the coding sequence ATGGGAAGAACGCCTTTCAAGATAGATATGCCATTTCCTCCAGCAGGAGATCAGCCAAAAGCCATAAATCAGCTTTATGAAAACCTAAAACAGGGAGTAAAAGAGCAGGTTCTATTGGGAGCCACTGGAACAGGAAAGACTTTCACTATCGGCAATGTTATTGAAAAATATGGAAAACCTACTTTAGTTTTGACCCATAACAAAACTCTCGCCGCACAGCTTTACAGAGAACTTAAAGAGCTTTTCCCAGATAATGCTGTTGAGTACTTTGTCTCATACTACGATTACTACCAGCCTGAGGCTTATGTTCCTGAAAAGGATCTTTATATTGAAAAGGACAGTTCAATAAATGATGCTATAGACAGACTGAGACACTCAGCAACAAAAAGTCTTATAGAGAGACCTGATACGATCGTTGTTGCCTCTGTATCATGTATATACGGTCTTGGAACACCAGAGTTTTACGAAAAATTAAGACTCCATCTTTTTGTTGGACAGCAGATTGAAAGGCAGGATCTTCTAAAAAGACTTGTTGAACTTCAGTACGTAAGGGATGATTTTTCGTTTAAAAGAGGAACATTCAGGGTAAAGGGAGACACTGTAGAGATACTCCCATCTCACTCAGAGGATATTATTCTAAGGGTTGAGTTTTTCGGTGATGAGATAGAGAGCATAACAGAGCTTGATATATTCAACAGGGATATAAAAAGAAAGCTGAACACTACAGTTGTATTTCCTGCAAGTCATTATGTTATACCGAGACCTGATATGATAGAGGCTATAAAACAGATAAAGGCTGATCTTGAGAGGGAGGTTGAGGAGTTCAGAAAGCAGGGGAAGGAGATTGAGGCAAACAGGCTGTGGCAGAGAACTAACTACGATATAGAGATGATGCTTGAACTTGGAACATGTAAAGGTATTGAGAACTACTCAAGATACTTTGATGGGAGAAAACCAGGAGAGCCGCCTTACACACTTATGGACTACTTTCCTGATGACTTTTTACTGATAGTTGATGAGTCTCACGTAACAATCCCACAGGTTAGAGCCATGTACAACGGAGATAGAAGAAGGAAGGACAACCTCGTTAAATACGGATGGAGGTTAAAATCAGCCTATGACAACAGACCTTTAAAATTTGAGGAGTTTGTTGAAAAGATACAGAGAGCTATATACGTATCTGCAACACCGGCAGAATGGGAGATAGAGAGATCAAAAGGTGTTATTGTGGAGCAGATAATAAGACCTACAGGACTTTTAGATCCTGAGGTGGTCGTAAAACCAACAGAAGGACAGATTGATGATCTTATATCAGAGATCTGGAATATAAAAGAGAGAAATGAGAGAGCCATAGTTATAACACTCACAAAAAAGATGGCTGAGAACCTTGCAGACTACCTTGAGGAAAGGGATATAAAGGCTATATACCTCCATTCAGAGATAGATACCATAGAAAGGGTAAAGATAATAAAAGAGCTTAGAGAAGGAAAGTACGATGTTATAGTTGGCGTTAATCTCCTCAGGGAAGGTATTGACATGCCTGAGGTTTCACTTGTTGCAGTTCTTGATGCAGATAAACAGGGATTTTTAAGATCGGCAACAGCTCTTATCCAGATCATAGGAAGAGCAGCAAGGAATGTAAACGGAAAGGCTATTCTTTATGCAGATACAATAACACCTGCTATGGAAAAGGCTATAAATGAGACGGAGAGAAGAAGGAAATTACAGAAGGAGTACAATGAAAGGTACGGTATTGAACCTAAAACTGTATCAAAAGAGGTAAAAGATCTTATATCACTTGAGGAGATAGGAATATATGAGATGTATGAAAACCTGCCTGAAGATATAGAAAGTGAAGAGGATCTTTTAAAACAGATAGAAAGCCTTGAAAAACAGATGTGGGAATATGCTGAAAAATGGGAGTTTGAGAAGGCTGCAGAGATAAGGGATAAAATTGAGAAACTACGATCCCTTATAGGAGCATTTTAA
- a CDS encoding O-methyltransferase: protein MSAIFGKEILDYIYNLFSLEDEVLKEMERFGKENDFPIIDRYSGSFLNLITKIKKPELVVELGSGFGYSAYYFAKALENGKVVLIDYQERNIERARYFFEKGGLTDKAEFRVGDAVEIAKEYKDIDILFLDLEKLRYLEAVKTLEENLSEDAIIIADNVLWHGNILSETDRKAERLREFNSYMSERYRSIIIPVGDGLLLSVK, encoded by the coding sequence ATGTCAGCTATTTTTGGTAAGGAGATCCTGGATTATATTTACAATCTTTTCAGCCTTGAGGATGAAGTATTAAAGGAAATGGAAAGGTTTGGGAAGGAGAATGATTTTCCGATTATAGATAGATACTCCGGAAGTTTTCTCAATCTGATAACAAAAATAAAAAAGCCTGAACTTGTTGTTGAACTTGGATCAGGCTTTGGATATTCCGCATATTACTTTGCGAAGGCTTTAGAGAATGGAAAGGTAGTTCTTATAGATTACCAGGAGAGGAATATAGAAAGGGCAAGATACTTTTTTGAAAAAGGAGGTCTTACTGATAAGGCTGAGTTCAGAGTTGGAGATGCTGTTGAGATAGCAAAAGAGTATAAAGATATAGATATTCTTTTCCTTGATTTAGAGAAGTTGAGATATCTGGAAGCTGTTAAAACCCTTGAAGAAAACCTTTCTGAAGATGCGATAATTATAGCTGACAATGTTCTGTGGCACGGAAATATACTTTCTGAAACAGACAGAAAAGCTGAAAGATTAAGGGAGTTTAACAGTTATATGTCTGAAAGATACAGATCTATCATAATTCCTGTCGGTGATGGTCTCCTTTTATCTGTTAAATGA
- a CDS encoding glycosyltransferase family 2 protein, with protein MEGLVSVVIPVYNGERFIKDAVNSAINQTYSDIEIVIVDDASKDRTEEIIFGSFNDLIGKKIHYYRNEKNMERAYSRNFGVSKAKGSFIFFLDYDDIWEKGYVSESVKYLQEYDIVYSFPRTFIDEKGKVIRRSTKKIPKTIEEILYSSMIGYPTATALRKEKFSGYKDKYIPREDWEFFLRSFKEGLKIKILDNDKVFMREHGGRTSRNPVFWRSTLKVYQDYINQIPDEYHHLFLFSIGEVCLRFGDLKTGWKLIIESLKKEPSLLADKRRLLSVLKRGFRIDRILKKGGSPSQ; from the coding sequence TTGGAAGGTCTTGTTAGCGTAGTTATCCCCGTTTACAACGGTGAGAGATTTATAAAAGATGCCGTAAATTCAGCTATAAACCAGACCTATTCAGACATTGAGATAGTTATTGTTGATGACGCATCTAAAGATAGAACAGAAGAGATTATATTTGGCAGCTTTAATGATCTGATAGGCAAAAAGATACATTACTACAGAAACGAGAAAAATATGGAGAGAGCTTACAGCAGAAATTTTGGAGTATCAAAAGCTAAAGGCTCTTTTATCTTCTTCCTTGATTACGACGATATCTGGGAGAAAGGGTATGTAAGTGAGAGTGTAAAGTATCTTCAGGAGTACGATATCGTCTATTCATTTCCAAGAACGTTTATTGATGAAAAAGGGAAGGTGATAAGAAGATCAACTAAAAAAATACCGAAAACTATAGAAGAGATCCTTTATTCATCAATGATAGGATACCCTACAGCTACAGCTTTAAGGAAAGAAAAATTCTCAGGTTACAAAGATAAATATATCCCAAGAGAAGACTGGGAGTTCTTCCTAAGATCTTTCAAAGAGGGTCTGAAGATAAAAATATTAGATAATGATAAGGTTTTTATGAGAGAACATGGAGGAAGAACAAGCAGAAATCCTGTTTTCTGGAGATCAACTTTAAAGGTTTATCAGGATTATATAAACCAGATACCTGATGAGTATCATCATCTTTTTTTATTCTCCATCGGCGAGGTCTGCCTCAGGTTTGGCGATTTAAAAACAGGCTGGAAGCTGATTATAGAATCTTTAAAGAAGGAGCCTTCACTCTTGGCTGATAAAAGAAGACTGTTATCCGTCTTAAAGAGAGGTTTCAGGATTGATAGGATTTTAAAAAAGGGAGGTAGCCCCTCCCAATAA
- a CDS encoding glycosyltransferase family 2 protein, translating to MERLPLTVALISYNEEDRIEGVLKAVKDIASEIIVLDSGSTDRTVEIAKEYGAKVYIENWKGYREQKNSLIKKCSQEWILFLDCDEIPSKELKRSIIQAVRNPKADGYFINRKTVYLGKILNYAFQPDWKLRLVKRSSNPRWEGGNVHEYLVIDGKTSKINGDLLHYSYRDIYDHFSKVLRYSKISAEDMYTKGKKFRLRNIIINPVSAFIKEFFIRKGFLDGIRGFIVALSTTFYTFLKYIFLWEKNIRER from the coding sequence ATGGAAAGATTACCCCTGACTGTAGCTCTAATTTCTTACAATGAGGAAGACCGTATTGAAGGTGTATTAAAGGCGGTCAAAGATATAGCCTCTGAGATTATCGTCCTTGATTCAGGATCAACAGACAGAACCGTTGAGATAGCTAAAGAATACGGAGCTAAGGTTTATATAGAAAACTGGAAAGGATACAGGGAGCAGAAAAACTCATTAATAAAAAAATGTTCACAGGAATGGATACTTTTTCTTGATTGTGATGAGATCCCATCCAAAGAGCTGAAAAGATCAATCATTCAGGCAGTAAGAAATCCCAAAGCTGATGGATACTTTATAAACAGAAAAACTGTCTATCTTGGGAAGATCTTAAATTACGCCTTTCAGCCTGACTGGAAGCTTAGGCTTGTAAAAAGATCATCTAACCCAAGATGGGAAGGTGGAAATGTACACGAGTATCTCGTCATTGACGGTAAAACATCAAAGATAAATGGAGATCTTTTACACTACTCATACAGGGATATTTATGATCATTTCTCAAAGGTTTTGAGATACTCAAAGATCTCAGCTGAGGATATGTACACAAAAGGTAAAAAGTTCAGACTCCGTAATATTATAATCAATCCTGTATCAGCTTTTATTAAAGAGTTTTTTATAAGAAAAGGTTTTTTAGATGGAATAAGAGGTTTTATCGTTGCATTAAGTACAACATTTTATACATTTTTGAAATATATATTTCTCTGGGAAAAAAATATCAGGGAGAGGTAG
- the moaA gene encoding GTP 3',8-cyclase MoaA has protein sequence MNISYLRVSVTDKCNLKCFYCRPDNSEFVPHDEILRYEEIARLVKAMTKYGLRKVRITGGEPLVRPQLEELVKMLKDIPQINDISLTTNAITLSKHAEKLRKAGLDRLNISIDSLKPELFYQITKGRLEDVLEGIRVSKELGYDPIKVNAVIVKGLNEDEALDFVEFGKEYGVEVRFIEMMPIGGEQIQWSEDKVQPLKEIKDKIEKKYGKLIPAISVGSGAARVYKIPKLGTKIGFITPISNPFCDGCSKLRLTAEGHIKLCLRTDDELDAKEVVRYGTDEELDRFIKKVLIEKDISNQKIMRSGYAFSDCRRIMTSIGG, from the coding sequence ATGAACATCTCATATTTAAGAGTCTCCGTTACAGACAAGTGCAACCTGAAATGTTTTTACTGCCGTCCGGATAACTCAGAGTTTGTTCCCCATGACGAGATACTGAGATATGAGGAGATAGCAAGACTCGTTAAGGCTATGACGAAGTACGGACTGAGGAAGGTGAGGATAACAGGCGGCGAGCCGTTAGTCAGACCCCAGCTTGAAGAGCTTGTAAAAATGTTAAAAGATATCCCCCAGATAAATGATATATCACTTACAACAAATGCTATAACACTGTCAAAACATGCTGAGAAACTGAGAAAGGCAGGTTTAGACAGACTTAATATATCAATTGACAGCCTAAAGCCTGAACTTTTCTACCAGATAACAAAGGGAAGACTTGAGGATGTTCTTGAAGGGATAAGGGTTTCAAAGGAGCTTGGATACGATCCTATAAAGGTAAATGCTGTTATAGTAAAAGGTTTAAATGAGGATGAAGCCCTTGATTTTGTTGAGTTTGGTAAAGAGTACGGTGTTGAGGTCAGATTTATTGAGATGATGCCTATAGGTGGTGAACAGATCCAGTGGTCGGAGGATAAGGTACAGCCTCTTAAAGAGATAAAGGATAAGATAGAAAAAAAGTACGGTAAACTCATACCTGCCATATCCGTTGGAAGCGGTGCAGCAAGGGTTTACAAAATACCAAAACTTGGAACAAAGATAGGTTTTATAACACCTATATCAAACCCATTCTGTGATGGCTGTTCAAAACTTAGACTTACAGCGGAAGGACATATCAAGCTGTGTCTCAGAACAGATGACGAACTGGACGCAAAAGAGGTTGTCAGATACGGAACTGATGAGGAGTTAGACAGATTTATAAAGAAGGTTCTCATTGAGAAAGATATATCAAACCAGAAGATAATGAGATCGGGGTATGCATTCTCAGACTGCAGAAGAATAATGACAAGCATAGGAGGGTAG